From Pseudochaenichthys georgianus chromosome 11, fPseGeo1.2, whole genome shotgun sequence, a single genomic window includes:
- the topaz1 gene encoding protein TOPAZ1 isoform X4 — translation MLPSSSRKKLNRTALTNFSLTLVPRSRRNLQNNFATEKPEENKLVPEPKDSNSFQNNNASVPSSLTSPANVTKTIEGEPEEPCVGTQKSKWRSKGDGSVHVIDQEGPCTRDDDEITLPSPARLAGSDGSLGKAAKSSVCSLCGDCKYISRHHTTLGEHWQKSSSCGPEHPTVKVENNKKATATSKKIIIWIDQYPKVMLCDIAKKREMRAGFSFEPGCLGHNKQEIKESVSAKEVQSVCRAPSPTEHQSHRTNEKTVSSHKRCRSLKSKSSTTCSASSSLREHTQEGQCRTRIHGRDVEEDPSSRSNLVGEEIHRDKRLKLGHGVKDGTLPSTPYFENVTDKDQAETDSVDKEMSVVSRACVERAVCDSSCFGPAEKENNVHNRPCDEKDNPTNTEAAEMSSEVFSETNEVEMEELDSFTCQRARPYIRNIQYSCARTFMSWPFPNSRLIPKPHTTDCQAEPIDLSARNNSNAPSDQIEPGISSKWTNDELPHSEASSITAHHVSIQKEDKREENGESILKERNVSSLSTEFASHLMEAEEPSLSLDKATFSKPSQRGKETQTDIVLAASSPVDRPEPDSSTLTPSPSALGLSDCETANTLSPMSSLFSHSGPSSLPATPSSLTLSSFLLKKVEAVESAYSPCTSSTPKCMVKAGYKEVFTCEESQITSWTSPSAPSHNSDSFDSCQSSLLLPQVEQESDEELLTHKTDSNVIMLPQILSPINSPQGKSRKSLLPPQSQDCPGDAKEDQHMDSSKRQVLPECHMPEIVNCNNENSKDDLEHNRKDLEGVSKATPKEVESSPYNNEDVEDANEEESQDETDNEDDVEQGNNKSDQVPSEAKRKASITSGALTEPCSSPSCDEDDDGSLSDEGQPSPIGKEGSSPSEVAGSDRDKSVEEDTQPSVLDDITAYEQDILLVDMIQDDFELFEKLPQERVLKLGPTRVTEAPKHRPVGVVKTLTPRIGGASLEFKEESSSVDTYDGSTDVTEQESRTWRPQCSRNPAPTQSSTWPSTEYTSLPDANNNLVNRVLERSQPIQTVKSLQNNFPPLMTARIGPLIKNPPNMTEVRCHKSKSYCRQYFSDSLFCRFKICHFQHVPKAGDEKLCIETVTRFAKKPMCLQKAGAVYTGYYQNNPPGTYFSMPVLLTLLWALLKAGMVSEVFSVLNVSLAHKIVPGPEFLLALFNIVKEKSLTSVVPDLRELTNKMASAGLVLNLNSFDSVKNTPEFQQTVNPNSLVSVPGNHKVSQSAPSPECLNLDDSIVEIELCAKQEDWRKMGNVFRSICQVSKHPHQLGRISRRIATALLSESKDKLSLPFATFAESVCQGEDDLVGSFLGRIGVSLMLRYHKTQQWSKGRRVVDVLSFSKVNYSKLKGLFGNENGASRCSLVTVAAELLLLSGSVEGALNTLRENKWFLGSSLWPCDPADLESRSRVLMRLAGETSHRDTLEVLCNLPGLAELNDTVGIPKYDPLFNSHLQVCVDRQILPVASDTVGFMLSKKLSVDPLLLQTLLNKLGKQNLWPRARRAFSHALSSGYYPEVSTGFMALMVPCSLGEVELALCLEMFVTVSATDIFHLSETSTSCLSITLKRTQNCESEYLSAGSRLLSAACRPLPKLVVHYTAVNSSQDQVFTLDVFSARSWLRHNHLWANEAAVDWENNQ, via the exons ATGTTACCCTCTTCTAGCAGGAAAAAACTTAACCGAACCGCGTTGACAAACTTCAGTCTGACGCTGGTGCCGCGAAGTAGACGAAACTTACAGAATAATTTTGCAACTGAGAAACCAGAGGAAAACAAACTTGTTCCTGAACCTAAAGACAGTAACTCTTTCCAAAACAACAATGCATCTGTGCCATCGTCTTTAACAAGCCCCGCAAACGTGACGAAAACGATCGAAGGAGAACCGGAGGAGCCGTGCGTAGGAACGCAAAAGTCAAAATGGAGATCCAAAGGGGATGGTAGTGTGCACGTTATTGATCAAGAGGGACCATGCACCAGAG ATGATGATGAAATTACGCTCCCAAGCCCAGCCAGACTTGCTGGTTCAGATGGGTCTTTGGGAAAGGCTGCCAAATCCTCTGTTTGCAGCCTCTGTGGTGACTGTAAATACATTTCCCGTCATCATACAACTTTGGGTGAGCACTGGCAAAAAAGCAGTAGCTGTGGGCCAGAGCATCCTACGGTTAAGGTTGAGAACAATAAAAAAGCCACGGCCACCTCTAAGAAGATTATCATATGGATAGACCAGTACCCGAAGGTGATGCTTTGTGACATTGCAAAAAAACGAGAAATGAGAGCTGGATTTTCATTTGAGCCTGGGTGTTTAGGGCATAACAAGCAAGAAATCAAGGAAAGTGTTTCGGCTAAAGAAGTTCAGTCTGTCTGTCGTGCTCCGAGTCCTACTGAACACCAGAGCCATCGCACAAATGAAAAGACAGTATCCAGTCACAAGAGATGTCGTTCCCTGAAGAGTAAAAGCTCCACTACCTGTTCTGCTTCTTCCTCACTACGTGAACACACACAAGAAGGGCAGTGCAGGACTCGCATTCATGGCAGAGATGTTGAAGAGGATCCTAGCTCTCGATCCAACCTAGTAGGAGAGGAGATCCACAGGGACAAAAGACTGAAGCTAGGGCATGGTGTTAAAGATGGGACGTTGCCATCTACTCCGTATTTCGAAAATGTCACGGACAAAGACCAAGCAGAAACAGACTCTGTAGACAAAGAGATGTCTGTTGTAAGTCGAGCATGTGTAGAGCGTGCAGTTTGTGACAGCAGCTGTTTTGGCCCCGCTGAGAAAGAAAACAATGTCCACAATAGACCTTGTGATGAGAAAGACAATCCCACAAACACTGaggcagcagaaatgtcatcaGAAGTGTTCAGTGAGACCAACGAGGTTGAAATGGAGGAACTGGACTCATTTACCTGCCAGAGAGCGAGGCCCTATATCAGGAACATACAATATTCTTGTGCACGCACTTTTATGTCCTGGCCCTTCCCTAACAGTCGCTTGATCCCAAAACCACATACCACAGACTGTCAAGCAGAGCCTATTGATCTATCGGCTCGAAATAACAGCAACGCTCCATCCGATCAAATTGAGCCAGGTATATCCAGCAAATGGACCAATGATGAACTCCCACATTCAGAGGCCTCCTCAATCACAGCCCATCATGTTTCCATTCAAAAGGAAGACAAGCGAGAAGAGAATGGAGAAAGCATTTTAAAGGAGAGGAATGTGTCATCATTATCTACGGAGTTTGCATCTCACCTTATGGAAGCAGAAGAACCCAGTCTCTCCTTGGATAAGGCTACATTTTCCAAACCAAgtcagagaggaaaagagactcAAACTGACATAGTCTTAGCCGCATCTTCGCCAGTTGATAGACCTGAACCGGACAGCTCCACGTTGACCCCTTCCCCATCAGCTCTTGGCCTGAGTGACTGTGAAACTGCCAATACTTTATCTCCCATGTCATCTCTGTTCTCACACAGTGGTCCGAGCAGCCTTCCAGCCACACCCTCCTCTCTCACACTTTCATCGTTCCTACTGAAGAAAGTCGAAGCTGTGGAATCAGCTTATTCTCCATGTACGTCCTCAACACCCAAATGTATGGTCAAAGCTGGATATAAAGAAGTGTTCACCTGTGAAGAATCCCAAATAACATCATGGACTTCACCCTCTGCTCCTTCACATAACTCCGACTCCTTTGATTCATGTCAATCTTCCCTCCTCCTTCCTCAAGTCGAGCAAGAGAGTGACGAAGAACTCCTCACGCACAAAACGGATTCAAATGTTATTATGCTTCCACAGATTCTCTCTCCTATTAATTCCCCCCAAGGAAAATCACGAAAAAGCCTTTTGCCCCCCCAAAGCCAAGACTGCCCAGGTGACGCAAAGGAGGACCAACACATGGACTCCAGCAAACGTCAAGTGTTACCTGAATGTCACATGCCAGAAATTGTCAATTGCAATAATGAAAACTCAAAGGATGATCTTGAACATAATAGGAAAGACTTGGAAGGAGTCTCTAAAGCTACTCCAAAGGAAGTGGAGTCTTCGCCATACAATAATGAAGATGTGGAGGATGCTAATGAAGAGGAAAGCCAGGATGAAACCGACAACGAAGATGATGTGGAACAGGGTAACAACAAATCAGATCAAGTTCCTTCCGAGGCTAAGAGAAAGGCGAGCATAACCTCAGGAGCTCTGACAGAACCATGCTCTTCTCCCAGCTGTGATGAAGACGATGACGGGTCTCTCAGTGATGAAGGACAGCCAAGTCCTATTGGAAAAGAAGGATCTAGTCCATCTGAAGTAGCAGGCAGTGATAGGGATAAAAGTGTGGAAGAGGATACTCAGCCGAGCGTTCTGGACGATATCACAGCTTACGAACAGGACATCCTACTTGTCGATATGATCCAGGACGACTTCGAGCTGTTCGAAAAGCTGCCCCAGGAGAGAGTGCTGAAGCTGGGCCCCACCCGGGTCACAGAGGCCCCGAAACACAGACCTGTTGGAGTGGTGAAAACACTGACGCCCAGGATAGGTGGAGCATCACTGGAGTTTAAAGAAGA ATCGAGCTCAGTTGATACCTACGATGGCAGTACTGACGTCACAG aaCAGGAGAGCAGGACATGGAGACCTCAGTGTAGCAGAAACCCGGCCCCCACGCAAAGCAGCACATGGCCTTCGACTGAATACACG AGTCTCCCTGATGCCAACAACAATCTTGTCAACAGAGTTTTGGAGAG GAGCCAGCCCATCCAGACGGTGAAGTCCCTGCAAAACAACTTCCCTCCACTTATGACTGCAAGAATTG GGCCCTTGATCAAAAACCCACCCAACATGACCGAGGTCAGGTGCCACAAATCTAAGTCT TACTGCAGACAGTACTTCAGCGATTCGCTGTTCTGTCGGTTCAAGATCTGTCACTTCCAACATGTGCCTAAGGCGGGCGACGAGAAG TTGTGCATTGAAACTGTGACGCGGTTCGCCAAAAAACCAATGTGCCTTCAGAAAGCAG GAGCTGTGTATACAGGATACTACCAGAACAACCCACCTGGAACGTATTTCTCCATGCCCGTGCTCCTCACCCTCCTCTGGGCTCTGCTCAAAGCCGGCATGGTGTCAGAGGTCTTCTCGGTTCTCAACGTCAGCCTGGCTCACAAGATCGTG CCGGGCCCGGAGTTCCTGTTGGCCCTCTTCAACATTGTGAAAGAAAAGAGTCTCACAAGTGTTGTACCTGATCTCAGGGAGCTCACAAACAAG ATGGCCAGTGCCGGCCTGGTGCTGAATTTGAACAGCTTCGACAGCGTTAAAAACACTCCTGAGTTCCAGCAGACGGTCAATCCAAACTCACTTGTTTCAGTGCCTGGTAACCACAA GGTATCCCAGAGTGCACCCTCCCCAGAGTGCCTGAATCTGGACGACTCCATTGTGGAAATAGAG CTGTGTGCCAAGCAGGAGGACTGGAGGAAGATGGGGAATGTTTTCCGCTCCATTTGTCAGGTGTCCAAACATCCCCACCAGTTGGGGCGAATCAGCAGGCGCATCGCCACCGCGCTGCTCTCTGAGAGCAAAGACAAGCTGTCGCTGCCCTTTGCTACCTTCGCTGAGTCGG TGTGTCAGGGGGAAGATGACCTGGTCGGGAGTTTTTTGGGCAGAATTGGGGTCTCGCTCATGTTGAGATACCACAAAACGCAACAATGGTCAAAG GGTCGGAGGGTGGTGGATGTGCTGTCCTTTTCCAAAGTGAACTACTCCAAACTGAAGGGTTTGTTCGGGAACGAGAATGGAGCCTCGCGCTGCTCCCTGGTTACCGTGGCGGCTGAGCTGCTCCTCCTGAGTGGTAGCGTGGAGGGAGCGCTGAACACGCTGCGAG AAAACAAATGGTTCCTGGGTTCGTCGTTGTGGCCGTGTGACCCTGCCGATCTGGAGAGTAGAAGTCGTGTGTTGATGCGTCTGGCCGGGGAAACCTCTCACAGAGACACGCTGGAGGTCCTCTGTAATCTGCCTGGACTCGCAGAGCTAAACG ACACGGTCGGCATCCCCAAGTATGATCCTCTGTTTAACTCTCACCTGCAAGTGTGCGTGGACCGACAGATTCTCCCCGTAGCTTCAGACACCGTGGGCTTCATGCTCAGTAAGAAACTGTCCGTCGATCCTCTTCTGCTGCAAACGCTCCTGAACAAACTGGGAAAGCAGAACCTCTGGCCCCGCGCGCGGAGAGCCTTCAGTC ACGCCCTGAGTTCGGGCTACTACCCGGAGGTGTCGACGGGCTTCATGGCCCTGATGGTGCCCTGCTCTCTGGGGGAGGTGGAGCTGGCTCTCTGCTTGGAGATGTTCGTCACGGTCAGCGCTACGGACATCTTCCACCTATCAGAGACCTCCACTTCCTGTCTCAGTATCACTCTCAAAAG GACTCAGAACTGTGAGAGCGAGTACCTCTCCGCAGGAAGCCGCCTCCTCTCCGCAGCGTGCAGGCCGCTGCCCAAACTGGTCGTTCACTACACGGCCGTTAACTCGTCTCAGGATCAGGTTTTCACTTTAGACGTTTTCTCCGCTCGTTCCTGGCTCCGCCACAATCACCTGTGGGCCAACGAG GCTGCGGTTGACTGGGAAAACAACCAATGA
- the topaz1 gene encoding protein TOPAZ1 isoform X3, which translates to MLPSSSRKKLNRTALTNFSLTLVPRSRRNLQNNFATEKPEENKLVPEPKDSNSFQNNNASVPSSLTSPANVTKTIEGEPEEPCVGTQKSKWRSKGDGSVHVIDQEGPCTRGKFQKCKPNTRSKSKHGVRTLKELCNLRLKFTWCDCTAADKKEVVKPKRGKMSCKKDLINEATKSKKSGVVKSGRCNSTQGGVNGKTRVGRRARDSGCKEKAKSAWCDPDPAAAQTGTRCSITAELSNDDEITLPSPARLAGSDGSLGKAAKSSVCSLCGDCKYISRHHTTLGEHWQKSSSCGPEHPTVKVENNKKATATSKKIIIWIDQYPKVMLCDIAKKREMRAGFSFEPGCLGHNKQEIKESVSAKEVQSVCRAPSPTEHQSHRTNEKTVSSHKRCRSLKSKSSTTCSASSSLREHTQEGQCRTRIHGRDVEEDPSSRSNLVGEEIHRDKRLKLGHGVKDGTLPSTPYFENVTDKDQAETDSVDKEMSVVSRACVERAVCDSSCFGPAEKENNVHNRPCDEKDNPTNTEAAEMSSEVFSETNEVEMEELDSFTCQRARPYIRNIQYSCARTFMSWPFPNSRLIPKPHTTDCQAEPIDLSARNNSNAPSDQIEPGISSKWTNDELPHSEASSITAHHVSIQKEDKREENGESILKERNVSSLSTEFASHLMEAEEPSLSLDKATFSKPSQRGKETQTDIVLAASSPVDRPEPDSSTLTPSPSALGLSDCETANTLSPMSSLFSHSGPSSLPATPSSLTLSSFLLKKVEAVESAYSPCTSSTPKCMVKAGYKEVFTCEESQITSWTSPSAPSHNSDSFDSCQSSLLLPQVEQESDEELLTHKTDSNVIMLPQILSPINSPQGKSRKSLLPPQSQDCPGDAKEDQHMDSSKRQVLPECHMPEIVNCNNENSKDDLEHNRKDLEGVSKATPKEVESSPYNNEDVEDANEEESQDETDNEDDVEQGNNKSDQVPSEAKRKASITSGALTEPCSSPSCDEDDDGSLSDEGQPSPIGKEGSSPSEVAGSDRDKSVEEDTQPSVLDDITAYEQDILLVDMIQDDFELFEKLPQERVLKLGPTRVTEAPKHRPVGVVKTLTPRIGGASLEFKEESSSVDTYDGSTDVTEQESRTWRPQCSRNPAPTQSSTWPSTEYTSLPDANNNLVNRVLERSQPIQTVKSLQNNFPPLMTARIGPLIKNPPNMTEVRCHKSKSYCRQYFSDSLFCRFKICHFQHVPKAGDEKLCIETVTRFAKKPMCLQKAGAVYTGYYQNNPPGTYFSMPVLLTLLWALLKAGMVSEVFSVLNVSLAHKIVPGPEFLLALFNIVKEKSLTSVVPDLRELTNKMASAGLVLNLNSFDSVKNTPEFQQTVNPNSLVSVPGNHKVSQSAPSPECLNLDDSIVEIELCAKQEDWRKMGNVFRSICQVSKHPHQLGRISRRIATALLSESKDKLSLPFATFAESVCQGEDDLVGSFLGRIGVSLMLRYHKTQQWSKGRRVVDVLSFSKVNYSKLKGLFGNENGASRCSLVTVAAELLLLSGSVEGALNTLRENKWFLGSSLWPCDPADLESRSRVLMRLAGETSHRDTLEVLCNLPGLAELNDTVGIPKYDPLFNSHLQVCVDRQILPVASDTVGFMLSKKLSVDPLLLQTLLNKLGKQNLWPRARRAFSHALSSGYYPEVSTGFMALMVPCSLGEVELALCLEMFVTVSATDIFHLSETSTSCLSITLKRLRLTGKTTNEIRKTNACTFLLAVIFQFSL; encoded by the exons ATGTTACCCTCTTCTAGCAGGAAAAAACTTAACCGAACCGCGTTGACAAACTTCAGTCTGACGCTGGTGCCGCGAAGTAGACGAAACTTACAGAATAATTTTGCAACTGAGAAACCAGAGGAAAACAAACTTGTTCCTGAACCTAAAGACAGTAACTCTTTCCAAAACAACAATGCATCTGTGCCATCGTCTTTAACAAGCCCCGCAAACGTGACGAAAACGATCGAAGGAGAACCGGAGGAGCCGTGCGTAGGAACGCAAAAGTCAAAATGGAGATCCAAAGGGGATGGTAGTGTGCACGTTATTGATCAAGAGGGACCATGCACCAGAGGCAAGTTTCAAAAGTGTAAACCAAACACCAGGAGCAAGAGCAAGCATGGGGTGCGCACTTTAAAGGAGCTCTGCAACCTCAGATTGAAGTTTACTTGGTGCGATTGCACGGCTGCAGACAAGAAAGAGGTGGTAAAACCAAAAAGGGGAAAAATGTCTTGCAAAAAGGACTTGATTAACGAGGCTACAAAGAGTAAAAAGTCAGGTGTAGTAAAATCTGGAAGGTGCAACTCCACACAAGGTGGTGTTAATGGGAAAACTCGCGTTGGTAGAAGAGCCAGGGACAGCGGGTGTAAAGAGAAGGCCAAGTCCGCCTGGTGTGATCCAGATCCGGCTGCTGCACAGACAGGAACACGGTGCTCCATTACCGCGGAACTGTCAA ATGATGATGAAATTACGCTCCCAAGCCCAGCCAGACTTGCTGGTTCAGATGGGTCTTTGGGAAAGGCTGCCAAATCCTCTGTTTGCAGCCTCTGTGGTGACTGTAAATACATTTCCCGTCATCATACAACTTTGGGTGAGCACTGGCAAAAAAGCAGTAGCTGTGGGCCAGAGCATCCTACGGTTAAGGTTGAGAACAATAAAAAAGCCACGGCCACCTCTAAGAAGATTATCATATGGATAGACCAGTACCCGAAGGTGATGCTTTGTGACATTGCAAAAAAACGAGAAATGAGAGCTGGATTTTCATTTGAGCCTGGGTGTTTAGGGCATAACAAGCAAGAAATCAAGGAAAGTGTTTCGGCTAAAGAAGTTCAGTCTGTCTGTCGTGCTCCGAGTCCTACTGAACACCAGAGCCATCGCACAAATGAAAAGACAGTATCCAGTCACAAGAGATGTCGTTCCCTGAAGAGTAAAAGCTCCACTACCTGTTCTGCTTCTTCCTCACTACGTGAACACACACAAGAAGGGCAGTGCAGGACTCGCATTCATGGCAGAGATGTTGAAGAGGATCCTAGCTCTCGATCCAACCTAGTAGGAGAGGAGATCCACAGGGACAAAAGACTGAAGCTAGGGCATGGTGTTAAAGATGGGACGTTGCCATCTACTCCGTATTTCGAAAATGTCACGGACAAAGACCAAGCAGAAACAGACTCTGTAGACAAAGAGATGTCTGTTGTAAGTCGAGCATGTGTAGAGCGTGCAGTTTGTGACAGCAGCTGTTTTGGCCCCGCTGAGAAAGAAAACAATGTCCACAATAGACCTTGTGATGAGAAAGACAATCCCACAAACACTGaggcagcagaaatgtcatcaGAAGTGTTCAGTGAGACCAACGAGGTTGAAATGGAGGAACTGGACTCATTTACCTGCCAGAGAGCGAGGCCCTATATCAGGAACATACAATATTCTTGTGCACGCACTTTTATGTCCTGGCCCTTCCCTAACAGTCGCTTGATCCCAAAACCACATACCACAGACTGTCAAGCAGAGCCTATTGATCTATCGGCTCGAAATAACAGCAACGCTCCATCCGATCAAATTGAGCCAGGTATATCCAGCAAATGGACCAATGATGAACTCCCACATTCAGAGGCCTCCTCAATCACAGCCCATCATGTTTCCATTCAAAAGGAAGACAAGCGAGAAGAGAATGGAGAAAGCATTTTAAAGGAGAGGAATGTGTCATCATTATCTACGGAGTTTGCATCTCACCTTATGGAAGCAGAAGAACCCAGTCTCTCCTTGGATAAGGCTACATTTTCCAAACCAAgtcagagaggaaaagagactcAAACTGACATAGTCTTAGCCGCATCTTCGCCAGTTGATAGACCTGAACCGGACAGCTCCACGTTGACCCCTTCCCCATCAGCTCTTGGCCTGAGTGACTGTGAAACTGCCAATACTTTATCTCCCATGTCATCTCTGTTCTCACACAGTGGTCCGAGCAGCCTTCCAGCCACACCCTCCTCTCTCACACTTTCATCGTTCCTACTGAAGAAAGTCGAAGCTGTGGAATCAGCTTATTCTCCATGTACGTCCTCAACACCCAAATGTATGGTCAAAGCTGGATATAAAGAAGTGTTCACCTGTGAAGAATCCCAAATAACATCATGGACTTCACCCTCTGCTCCTTCACATAACTCCGACTCCTTTGATTCATGTCAATCTTCCCTCCTCCTTCCTCAAGTCGAGCAAGAGAGTGACGAAGAACTCCTCACGCACAAAACGGATTCAAATGTTATTATGCTTCCACAGATTCTCTCTCCTATTAATTCCCCCCAAGGAAAATCACGAAAAAGCCTTTTGCCCCCCCAAAGCCAAGACTGCCCAGGTGACGCAAAGGAGGACCAACACATGGACTCCAGCAAACGTCAAGTGTTACCTGAATGTCACATGCCAGAAATTGTCAATTGCAATAATGAAAACTCAAAGGATGATCTTGAACATAATAGGAAAGACTTGGAAGGAGTCTCTAAAGCTACTCCAAAGGAAGTGGAGTCTTCGCCATACAATAATGAAGATGTGGAGGATGCTAATGAAGAGGAAAGCCAGGATGAAACCGACAACGAAGATGATGTGGAACAGGGTAACAACAAATCAGATCAAGTTCCTTCCGAGGCTAAGAGAAAGGCGAGCATAACCTCAGGAGCTCTGACAGAACCATGCTCTTCTCCCAGCTGTGATGAAGACGATGACGGGTCTCTCAGTGATGAAGGACAGCCAAGTCCTATTGGAAAAGAAGGATCTAGTCCATCTGAAGTAGCAGGCAGTGATAGGGATAAAAGTGTGGAAGAGGATACTCAGCCGAGCGTTCTGGACGATATCACAGCTTACGAACAGGACATCCTACTTGTCGATATGATCCAGGACGACTTCGAGCTGTTCGAAAAGCTGCCCCAGGAGAGAGTGCTGAAGCTGGGCCCCACCCGGGTCACAGAGGCCCCGAAACACAGACCTGTTGGAGTGGTGAAAACACTGACGCCCAGGATAGGTGGAGCATCACTGGAGTTTAAAGAAGA ATCGAGCTCAGTTGATACCTACGATGGCAGTACTGACGTCACAG aaCAGGAGAGCAGGACATGGAGACCTCAGTGTAGCAGAAACCCGGCCCCCACGCAAAGCAGCACATGGCCTTCGACTGAATACACG AGTCTCCCTGATGCCAACAACAATCTTGTCAACAGAGTTTTGGAGAG GAGCCAGCCCATCCAGACGGTGAAGTCCCTGCAAAACAACTTCCCTCCACTTATGACTGCAAGAATTG GGCCCTTGATCAAAAACCCACCCAACATGACCGAGGTCAGGTGCCACAAATCTAAGTCT TACTGCAGACAGTACTTCAGCGATTCGCTGTTCTGTCGGTTCAAGATCTGTCACTTCCAACATGTGCCTAAGGCGGGCGACGAGAAG TTGTGCATTGAAACTGTGACGCGGTTCGCCAAAAAACCAATGTGCCTTCAGAAAGCAG GAGCTGTGTATACAGGATACTACCAGAACAACCCACCTGGAACGTATTTCTCCATGCCCGTGCTCCTCACCCTCCTCTGGGCTCTGCTCAAAGCCGGCATGGTGTCAGAGGTCTTCTCGGTTCTCAACGTCAGCCTGGCTCACAAGATCGTG CCGGGCCCGGAGTTCCTGTTGGCCCTCTTCAACATTGTGAAAGAAAAGAGTCTCACAAGTGTTGTACCTGATCTCAGGGAGCTCACAAACAAG ATGGCCAGTGCCGGCCTGGTGCTGAATTTGAACAGCTTCGACAGCGTTAAAAACACTCCTGAGTTCCAGCAGACGGTCAATCCAAACTCACTTGTTTCAGTGCCTGGTAACCACAA GGTATCCCAGAGTGCACCCTCCCCAGAGTGCCTGAATCTGGACGACTCCATTGTGGAAATAGAG CTGTGTGCCAAGCAGGAGGACTGGAGGAAGATGGGGAATGTTTTCCGCTCCATTTGTCAGGTGTCCAAACATCCCCACCAGTTGGGGCGAATCAGCAGGCGCATCGCCACCGCGCTGCTCTCTGAGAGCAAAGACAAGCTGTCGCTGCCCTTTGCTACCTTCGCTGAGTCGG TGTGTCAGGGGGAAGATGACCTGGTCGGGAGTTTTTTGGGCAGAATTGGGGTCTCGCTCATGTTGAGATACCACAAAACGCAACAATGGTCAAAG GGTCGGAGGGTGGTGGATGTGCTGTCCTTTTCCAAAGTGAACTACTCCAAACTGAAGGGTTTGTTCGGGAACGAGAATGGAGCCTCGCGCTGCTCCCTGGTTACCGTGGCGGCTGAGCTGCTCCTCCTGAGTGGTAGCGTGGAGGGAGCGCTGAACACGCTGCGAG AAAACAAATGGTTCCTGGGTTCGTCGTTGTGGCCGTGTGACCCTGCCGATCTGGAGAGTAGAAGTCGTGTGTTGATGCGTCTGGCCGGGGAAACCTCTCACAGAGACACGCTGGAGGTCCTCTGTAATCTGCCTGGACTCGCAGAGCTAAACG ACACGGTCGGCATCCCCAAGTATGATCCTCTGTTTAACTCTCACCTGCAAGTGTGCGTGGACCGACAGATTCTCCCCGTAGCTTCAGACACCGTGGGCTTCATGCTCAGTAAGAAACTGTCCGTCGATCCTCTTCTGCTGCAAACGCTCCTGAACAAACTGGGAAAGCAGAACCTCTGGCCCCGCGCGCGGAGAGCCTTCAGTC ACGCCCTGAGTTCGGGCTACTACCCGGAGGTGTCGACGGGCTTCATGGCCCTGATGGTGCCCTGCTCTCTGGGGGAGGTGGAGCTGGCTCTCTGCTTGGAGATGTTCGTCACGGTCAGCGCTACGGACATCTTCCACCTATCAGAGACCTCCACTTCCTGTCTCAGTATCACTCTCAAAAG GCTGCGGTTGACTGGGAAAACAACCAATGAAATCAGGAAAACTAACGCATGTACATTTCTGTTGGCTGTCATATTTCAATTTAGCCTTTGA